One Deefgea tanakiae genomic region harbors:
- a CDS encoding PQQ-dependent sugar dehydrogenase codes for MSRIYIHTVCGLLLVLTPVQAADEVIRSERHDFRVQTLTRGLAHPWALAFLPDGRMLVTEREGRLRLISAKGELDPRAVAGLPAVVASGQGGLLDVALHPNFVQNRWVYFSYAGQEGRGASTQVARGQWVSDAKGHRLENIQQIYRQRPGSGAGVHFGSRLVFDRSGMLLITQGDRGDKDRAQQLTDLAGKAVRLHDDGRFPADNPFRKNNEARPEVYSYGHRNMQGAAINPVSGELWATEHGPQGGDELNIVRAGRNYGWPVITYGVNYGIGTQIGEGSAKAGMVQPIYQWTPSIAPSGLAFYQGKPFPQWQGNLFVGALKYQMLVRLELDSDRVVHEERLLKNQFGRIRDVRVGPDGLLYLLTDEADGALLRLEPS; via the coding sequence ATGTCGCGAATCTATATCCATACGGTCTGTGGTCTATTGCTTGTGCTGACGCCCGTGCAGGCAGCGGATGAAGTGATTCGCTCGGAGCGGCATGATTTTCGGGTGCAAACATTGACGCGCGGGCTGGCGCATCCGTGGGCTTTGGCCTTTTTGCCTGATGGTCGAATGTTGGTGACTGAGCGCGAAGGGCGCTTGCGCCTGATTTCAGCCAAGGGCGAGCTAGATCCGCGCGCTGTGGCGGGCTTGCCTGCTGTGGTCGCTAGCGGTCAGGGTGGTTTACTCGACGTGGCTTTGCATCCGAATTTTGTCCAAAATCGTTGGGTGTATTTTTCCTACGCAGGTCAAGAAGGGCGTGGTGCATCCACGCAAGTGGCGCGTGGGCAATGGGTGAGCGACGCAAAAGGCCATCGTTTAGAAAACATTCAACAAATTTACCGGCAACGCCCGGGTAGCGGGGCTGGCGTTCATTTTGGCTCGCGCTTGGTGTTTGATCGCAGCGGTATGCTGCTGATTACGCAGGGCGATCGTGGCGACAAAGATCGTGCGCAGCAACTGACTGATTTGGCCGGCAAGGCCGTTCGCCTGCACGATGATGGTCGCTTTCCTGCTGATAATCCATTTCGCAAAAATAATGAAGCTCGTCCAGAGGTATATAGCTACGGGCATCGCAATATGCAGGGTGCAGCAATAAACCCTGTCAGTGGTGAGTTGTGGGCGACTGAGCATGGGCCACAAGGCGGCGATGAACTGAATATTGTTCGCGCTGGCCGCAACTATGGTTGGCCCGTGATTACCTACGGCGTGAATTACGGCATCGGCACCCAAATTGGCGAAGGCAGCGCCAAAGCGGGCATGGTCCAGCCGATTTATCAATGGACGCCGTCGATTGCGCCGTCGGGATTGGCGTTTTATCAAGGCAAGCCATTTCCGCAGTGGCAGGGCAATCTGTTTGTTGGCGCGCTCAAATATCAAATGCTGGTTCGGCTAGAGCTTGATAGTGATCGCGTGGTGCATGAAGAGCGTTTGCTCAAAAACCAGTTTGGTCGCATTCGCGACGTTCGGGTCGGGCCCGATGGTTTGCTTTACCTGCTGACCGACGAAGCCGATGGCGCACTGCTGCGGCTGGAGCCAAGCTAG